The proteins below are encoded in one region of Desulfonatronum thioautotrophicum:
- a CDS encoding response regulator translates to MKILVVDDEQVSRMKMQKVLSSLYSVIAVENGKKALELAQSMDVDIILLDIRMPGIDGYEVCRQLKQNTRTADIPVIFLTSMGQTLDVTMGFDLGAVDFITKPVSPPILRARVAAQLTLHNQKRILEEKIQERTRELIHTREEVVTMLGVAADFRDNETGLHINRVSRYCRMIASAGGLNEEFTEMIALASPLHDVGKIGIPDQILLKPGKLSVAEFEVIKTHCVIGRDILKSSTWSVLQLAQSIAMTHHEKWNGAGYPRGLRGEEIPIEGRITAIADVFDALSTKRPYKEAWPLEKCIAQINDESGNHFDPNLVQAFNTALPQILRTATELADPAMPPEPP, encoded by the coding sequence GTGAAAATACTTGTCGTTGACGATGAGCAGGTGAGCCGCATGAAAATGCAGAAAGTGCTCTCATCGCTCTACTCCGTTATTGCCGTTGAAAACGGAAAAAAGGCCTTGGAACTGGCTCAGTCGATGGATGTGGATATCATTCTTTTGGATATCAGGATGCCCGGCATCGATGGATATGAAGTCTGCAGACAACTCAAACAGAATACTCGAACTGCGGATATACCAGTGATTTTTTTGACATCCATGGGGCAAACGCTGGACGTCACGATGGGGTTTGACTTGGGAGCCGTGGATTTCATTACCAAGCCGGTCAGCCCGCCGATCCTCAGAGCGAGAGTGGCTGCCCAACTGACGTTGCATAATCAAAAACGTATTCTGGAAGAAAAAATTCAGGAACGCACTCGAGAACTGATCCACACCAGGGAAGAAGTCGTGACCATGCTGGGTGTGGCTGCCGACTTTCGTGACAACGAAACGGGACTGCATATCAACAGAGTCAGCCGTTACTGCCGGATGATCGCCTCGGCTGGCGGATTGAACGAGGAATTTACCGAGATGATTGCCCTGGCCAGCCCCCTGCACGATGTGGGCAAGATTGGCATTCCGGACCAGATTCTGCTGAAACCCGGAAAACTCTCAGTAGCGGAGTTTGAGGTCATCAAAACCCACTGCGTTATTGGCAGGGATATTCTCAAAAGCAGTACATGGTCGGTTCTTCAGTTGGCTCAAAGCATCGCCATGACACATCATGAAAAGTGGAACGGAGCCGGATACCCACGAGGACTTCGGGGGGAGGAAATTCCTATCGAGGGCAGGATCACGGCCATTGCCGACGTTTTCGATGCTCTTTCAACGAAACGGCCCTACAAGGAGGCTTGGCCCCTCGAAAAGTGCATCGCCCAGATTAACGATGAGTCCGGCAACCATTTCGACCCGAATCTTGTCCAGGCATTCAATACCGCCCTCCCCCAGATTCTGCGCACAGCAACAGAAC